One region of Peribacillus simplex genomic DNA includes:
- the solA gene encoding N-methyl-L-tryptophan oxidase, with protein MHYDVIVIGAGSMGMSAGYFLSKNGQKVLLLDSFVPPHNKGSHHGETRIIRHAYGEGEEYVSLALKSQKLWNDLEKLTGKQLFLPTGVLNAGSQKSTFINQVIASSEKFNLPLDILDSNQIHKRWPGISLPEDYIGCFESTSGVLKSEECIRAYQQLAESHGANIIVNSQVRKIFVHSNGVTIKTDEQTFYAEALVVAAGAWSPKLLAMLDLHVPLAPIRKTFAWFEANELYNYKNFPAFTFDTSVGTYYGFPSINDSGLKVGRHDGGNYINPDDSIARFGVLDEDEGDLVQFLQQFMPTGQKIKHGKSCIYTMTPDENFIVDTHPNYPHIAIAAGFSGHGFKFSSVIGEILSDLIISGKSENDISVFSINRFK; from the coding sequence ATGCATTATGATGTAATTGTAATTGGAGCTGGATCTATGGGAATGTCGGCAGGATATTTTCTATCTAAAAATGGACAAAAGGTATTATTATTAGACTCTTTTGTCCCTCCTCATAATAAAGGCAGTCATCATGGAGAAACAAGAATTATTAGACATGCCTATGGAGAAGGTGAAGAATATGTTTCTTTGGCACTTAAATCACAAAAACTATGGAATGACTTAGAAAAACTTACGGGAAAACAGTTATTTCTTCCAACAGGTGTACTGAATGCTGGCAGTCAAAAATCCACATTTATTAATCAAGTAATCGCGAGTTCAGAAAAATTTAATTTACCTTTAGATATCCTGGATTCAAATCAAATCCATAAAAGGTGGCCAGGTATTTCACTGCCAGAAGATTATATTGGTTGCTTTGAATCGACTTCGGGTGTGTTAAAAAGTGAAGAGTGTATTCGAGCGTATCAACAACTTGCGGAGTCACATGGTGCTAACATCATTGTGAATAGCCAAGTAAGGAAGATATTTGTTCATAGTAATGGGGTCACGATCAAAACTGATGAACAGACTTTCTACGCAGAAGCTTTAGTTGTTGCAGCAGGAGCATGGTCACCAAAACTTTTAGCAATGTTAGACTTACATGTTCCTCTAGCCCCAATCAGAAAAACATTTGCATGGTTTGAAGCAAATGAATTATATAATTACAAAAATTTCCCGGCCTTCACTTTTGATACGTCTGTAGGTACATACTATGGCTTTCCAAGTATAAATGACAGTGGTTTAAAAGTAGGAAGACATGATGGAGGAAATTACATTAATCCCGATGATTCTATAGCACGGTTTGGTGTATTGGATGAAGATGAGGGGGATTTGGTACAGTTTCTACAACAATTTATGCCTACCGGTCAAAAAATAAAACATGGAAAAAGCTGCATCTATACAATGACACCAGATGAGAACTTTATTGTGGATACACATCCTAATTATCCACACATTGCTATTGCAGCAGGTTTCTCAGGGCACGGGTTTAAATTCAGTAGTGTTATTGGAGAGATTTTAAGTGACCTTATTATTTCAGGTAAGAGTGAGAATGATATCTCAGTATTTTCTATAAATCGATTTAAATAA
- a CDS encoding LamB/YcsF family protein → MNTVDLNSDLGESFGTYRIGNDAEILDFVTSVNVACGFHAGDPTVMRKTVQLALEKDVKIGAHPGLQDLIGFGRRNINISPQEAYDIVVYQIGALNGFLQSEGGNMQHVKPHGALYNMAAKSKGLSLAIAEAVYKINPELILFGLSGSELIRAGQTIGLQTASEVFADRTYQQDGSLTSRMEAHAMIENDDDAVVQVVRMVKEGKVLSQQGTDVTLKADTICIHGDGTHALTFARHVKKSLEISEITVKSISK, encoded by the coding sequence ATGAATACAGTTGATTTGAATTCTGATTTAGGTGAGAGCTTTGGCACATATCGAATTGGAAATGATGCAGAGATTTTGGATTTTGTAACATCTGTCAATGTAGCGTGTGGATTTCATGCTGGCGATCCTACCGTTATGAGAAAAACGGTTCAACTTGCATTAGAGAAAGATGTAAAAATTGGTGCCCACCCAGGATTACAAGATTTAATTGGTTTTGGCCGACGCAATATTAATATTTCTCCACAGGAAGCTTATGATATTGTTGTCTATCAAATAGGTGCATTAAATGGCTTCTTGCAATCTGAAGGCGGGAATATGCAACATGTTAAACCACATGGTGCTTTGTACAATATGGCGGCAAAGAGTAAAGGGTTGTCCCTTGCCATTGCAGAGGCTGTATACAAGATTAATCCTGAGCTCATTTTATTTGGCCTGTCTGGAAGTGAATTAATACGTGCTGGACAGACGATTGGTTTACAAACGGCTAGTGAAGTGTTTGCGGATCGGACATATCAACAAGATGGTTCATTGACTTCTCGAATGGAAGCGCATGCAATGATAGAAAATGATGATGATGCTGTTGTACAGGTAGTTCGAATGGTTAAAGAAGGAAAGGTTTTGTCACAGCAAGGGACTGATGTGACTTTAAAGGCAGATACCATTTGTATTCATGGGGATGGAACACATGCTTTAACCTTTGCTCGTCATGTAAAAAAATCCTTAGAAATATCTGAAATTACAGTTAAGTCTATTTCTAAATAA
- a CDS encoding NRAMP family divalent metal transporter, giving the protein MATSAIGPGFLMQTTVYTQSLAASFGFVILISVILDIFAQTNVWRIIAVSEKRGQEIANMVLPGLGYVLAALIVMGGLAFNIGNIAGAGLGLNAMTGISPTTGAAISAVIAILIFVVKEAGKAMDRFTQIAGFFMICLMIYVAWTTAPPIGEAVVKTFAPDKIDIIAIVTLVGGSVGGYITFAGGHRLLDAGVKGVGALPEVTKSSVMGILITTVMRIALFLAVLGVVSKGLQIDSGNPAASVFQLAAGNVGYKIFGIVMWAAAITSVVGAAYTSVSFIRTFSEKINKRANWIIIGFIVVSTLCFMLIGKPVKVLLVVGAINGLILPIALGTLLIAAYKKNIVGDYKHPLWLTISGVFVVIVMALMGGYTLINQLPSLF; this is encoded by the coding sequence ATGGCAACATCAGCCATAGGACCGGGTTTTTTAATGCAGACAACTGTTTATACCCAAAGTCTTGCAGCGAGTTTTGGGTTTGTAATTCTAATTTCAGTAATTCTTGATATTTTTGCACAAACAAATGTATGGCGCATTATTGCTGTATCTGAAAAACGGGGACAAGAGATTGCAAACATGGTTCTTCCAGGCCTGGGTTATGTTCTAGCGGCACTCATTGTTATGGGAGGGCTCGCATTTAATATAGGGAACATCGCAGGTGCTGGACTTGGTCTGAATGCGATGACAGGAATATCCCCTACAACTGGAGCAGCAATTAGTGCAGTTATTGCAATATTAATTTTTGTTGTAAAAGAAGCGGGTAAAGCGATGGACCGCTTTACACAAATTGCCGGCTTTTTTATGATCTGTTTGATGATATATGTTGCATGGACAACTGCTCCTCCAATTGGAGAAGCAGTAGTGAAGACATTCGCCCCTGATAAGATTGACATTATCGCAATTGTTACTTTGGTTGGGGGGTCTGTAGGTGGCTATATTACATTTGCTGGTGGACATCGTCTATTGGATGCAGGCGTAAAAGGTGTAGGAGCACTGCCAGAAGTCACAAAGAGTTCAGTAATGGGGATTTTAATAACCACAGTTATGCGGATTGCTTTATTTTTAGCAGTTCTAGGCGTTGTATCTAAAGGCTTGCAAATTGATTCAGGAAACCCTGCGGCATCCGTTTTTCAACTTGCTGCTGGAAATGTTGGTTATAAAATCTTTGGTATTGTTATGTGGGCTGCAGCAATCACATCAGTAGTTGGCGCTGCATATACTTCTGTGTCGTTTATCAGAACATTCAGTGAAAAAATAAATAAAAGGGCTAATTGGATTATAATTGGCTTTATAGTCGTCTCAACACTTTGCTTTATGTTAATTGGCAAACCGGTTAAAGTGCTGCTTGTAGTAGGGGCAATCAATGGTCTGATTTTACCAATTGCACTTGGTACACTTTTAATTGCGGCATATAAGAAGAATATTGTGGGTGATTATAAACATCCTTTATGGTTAACGATTTCTGGTGTGTTCGTGGTAATTGTTATGGCGTTAATGGGCGGATATACTTTGATTAATCAACTGCCATCACTATTTTAA
- a CDS encoding putative hydro-lyase, whose translation MINLSQATPAEWRAMIRNNEWIKPTAGIANGYAQANLAILKKEHAFDFLLFCQRNPKSCPLLDVTEIGSPIPKFAAQSADIRTDIPKYRVYKDGELAEEVTDISDYWEDDMVGFLIGCSFTFEHALLNNDISIRHIEEECNVPMYKTNISCIEAGIFHGKMVASMRPIPQKDVVRAAQVTSRFPAVHGGPIHIGDPEAIGVSNIQQPDFGDAVTIREGEVPVFWACGVTPQSIAMETKPSIMITHAPGYMFITDIRDEKLGVL comes from the coding sequence ATGATTAATCTTTCGCAAGCAACTCCGGCTGAATGGCGCGCAATGATCCGCAACAATGAATGGATTAAACCAACTGCTGGAATCGCAAACGGTTATGCACAAGCAAACCTTGCAATTTTAAAAAAAGAACATGCTTTTGATTTTTTATTATTTTGTCAGCGTAATCCTAAATCTTGTCCACTTCTAGACGTAACGGAGATTGGTTCTCCTATTCCTAAATTTGCTGCCCAGTCTGCTGATATACGTACAGATATTCCAAAATATCGGGTATATAAAGATGGTGAATTAGCGGAAGAAGTAACGGATATTTCAGACTATTGGGAAGATGATATGGTTGGATTTTTAATTGGGTGCAGCTTTACATTCGAACACGCCCTTTTGAATAATGATATATCGATTCGTCACATTGAAGAGGAATGTAACGTACCAATGTATAAAACGAATATTTCATGTATTGAAGCAGGGATATTTCACGGGAAAATGGTAGCGAGCATGCGTCCGATTCCTCAAAAAGATGTCGTGCGAGCGGCTCAAGTTACATCGCGTTTTCCTGCTGTTCATGGTGGTCCAATCCACATTGGAGATCCGGAGGCGATTGGCGTTTCTAACATACAGCAACCTGATTTTGGTGATGCAGTAACGATTCGTGAAGGAGAAGTGCCAGTCTTCTGGGCTTGTGGTGTAACGCCTCAATCTATCGCAATGGAAACCAAACCGTCGATTATGATTACGCATGCACCAGGATATATGTTTATAACGGATATTCGTGATGAAAAATTAGGCGTTTTATAA
- the pxpB gene encoding 5-oxoprolinase subunit PxpB, with product MSSMPEKLLNKTTCVLSPLGDSAIVITFGNEMKYGIHKKIKMFMDLLEDEPFAGFIECVPAFTNLTVFYDPLVIYKNQKQSNETETISPYEVVRSILETKLEDLKEDKKLTHRTVSIPVCYGNEYGPDLEYVARYNNLTTDEVVHIHSNGEYLAYMIGFAPGFPFLGGLSEKISAPRRSSPRMTIPAGAVGIAGMQTGVYPISTPGGWQLIGQTPTKLFLPNVDPPSLLQAGDIVKFHPISTQEYKEMILKEGV from the coding sequence ATGAGTTCTATGCCGGAAAAGCTTTTGAATAAAACTACATGCGTACTGTCTCCCTTAGGCGATTCCGCAATCGTGATTACATTTGGGAATGAAATGAAATACGGCATCCACAAAAAAATTAAAATGTTTATGGATTTGCTTGAAGATGAACCTTTTGCTGGATTTATAGAATGTGTGCCGGCTTTTACTAATTTGACGGTTTTTTACGACCCTCTAGTTATCTATAAGAATCAAAAACAAAGCAATGAAACTGAAACCATTTCTCCCTATGAAGTGGTACGTTCGATCTTGGAAACGAAATTAGAGGATTTAAAAGAAGATAAAAAGCTCACACATCGAACGGTGTCCATTCCCGTGTGTTATGGGAATGAATATGGCCCTGATTTGGAATATGTAGCCCGTTATAATAATTTAACTACTGATGAAGTCGTCCATATTCATTCAAACGGCGAGTATTTGGCCTATATGATTGGATTTGCACCAGGCTTTCCATTTCTCGGTGGACTATCAGAAAAAATTTCAGCGCCTAGGCGTTCCTCTCCCCGAATGACCATTCCTGCAGGGGCAGTAGGAATTGCTGGTATGCAAACGGGAGTATATCCTATATCAACACCTGGTGGATGGCAATTAATCGGACAAACGCCAACCAAACTATTCTTGCCAAATGTAGATCCCCCAAGTTTATTACAAGCAGGAGACATTGTGAAATTCCATCCAATTTCTACTCAAGAGTATAAAGAAATGATTCTAAAGGAGGGGGTATAG
- a CDS encoding biotin-dependent carboxyltransferase family protein has protein sequence MSLRVIKPGLLTSIQDLGRKGFQQHGVIISGAMDPYSLRIANMLVGNKEGEAALEITLMGPTLKIEKNCLIAITGGNLSPTIDSQTVPMWKPVYVKKGTILRFEGCKSGCRSYLSVAGGYAISTVMNSKSTYLRGEIGGFKGRALKVDDVVDFNVTSTILINREFKESFTAPKWFVNDKEFMPSRMPAIRFIDGSQSDYFTDSSKVSFTENLFKVSNQSDRMGYRISGPLLELNEKRELLSEAVTNGSVQVPPDGNPIILLADSQTTGGYPKIAQVITADLPMIAQIKPGESIQFSRVTLKEAEQLFLQKEQQLKELKVSISLALKKQQVI, from the coding sequence GTGAGCCTGCGTGTAATCAAGCCGGGATTATTAACTAGTATTCAGGATCTTGGAAGAAAAGGATTTCAGCAACATGGGGTGATTATAAGCGGGGCAATGGATCCATATTCCCTTCGAATTGCCAATATGTTAGTTGGTAACAAAGAAGGTGAAGCGGCCCTGGAAATTACGTTAATGGGTCCGACACTTAAAATAGAAAAAAATTGCTTGATCGCGATAACAGGTGGAAATTTATCACCTACTATTGACAGTCAGACTGTACCAATGTGGAAGCCTGTTTATGTGAAAAAAGGCACCATTCTTCGATTTGAAGGGTGTAAATCAGGTTGTAGGTCTTATTTGTCTGTTGCGGGAGGATACGCTATTTCTACAGTTATGAATAGTAAAAGCACATATTTAAGAGGGGAAATCGGCGGCTTTAAAGGAAGAGCGTTAAAAGTGGATGATGTTGTGGATTTTAATGTAACTTCTACTATTCTAATTAACCGGGAATTTAAGGAATCGTTCACCGCTCCAAAGTGGTTTGTCAATGATAAGGAGTTTATGCCAAGTCGCATGCCAGCTATTCGTTTCATAGATGGAAGCCAATCCGATTATTTTACGGACTCCAGTAAAGTCAGTTTTACAGAGAATTTGTTTAAAGTTTCAAACCAATCTGATCGTATGGGCTATAGGATATCTGGCCCTTTGCTTGAGTTAAACGAGAAACGTGAGCTATTGTCTGAAGCAGTAACTAACGGCTCTGTTCAGGTTCCTCCTGATGGAAACCCGATCATTCTCCTTGCGGATAGCCAAACAACGGGAGGATACCCTAAGATAGCTCAGGTTATTACGGCAGATTTACCAATGATCGCCCAGATCAAACCAGGGGAATCCATTCAATTTTCACGAGTAACCTTAAAAGAAGCCGAGCAGCTTTTCCTTCAAAAAGAACAACAATTGAAAGAATTGAAGGTTTCGATTTCATTAGCCCTAAAAAAACAGCAGGTTATATAG
- a CDS encoding molybdopterin oxidoreductase family protein gives MQRDKFFKEVENVIHPNETLVKTHCAYCGMQCGMNLRVNRATNKIIGVEPRYDWPVTVGKMCPKGVTAYQQTNHDDRILKPLIRDDASLKGTKEGFREASWNEAYDLIAKKFSELQKKYGKDSLSVFSGVSMTNEKCYLTGKFARVALGTRYIDYNGRFCMSSAAGGFLRSFGVDRGSTLPWTDIHETDCLFIAGSNTAECHPTSMFRVWNVQERGGYIIVVDPRETPIARRADLHLDLKPGTDLALANGILNLLIQNGYADEEFINNHTNGFEETKELVKEFTPEYTSELTGVAPEKIIRAAEIYGKAPNAVVMFARGIEQQHKGVDNVSGYTNMALVTGKIGRPKSGVATFTGQGNGQGGREHGQKADLLPGYRKITNPKHVEEVCKVWKITPEEMPQPGVSAYEMFELMEQKTIRGLYLLCSNPAVSAPNLNFVRSTMKNLDFMLCSDFYLSESAEFADVILPSVTWSEDEGTVTNLEGRIIKINKAQEPIGDSKPDWKIQVELAERLGRGRYFSHLKTAKDVADEFRLASKGGNADYYGATWDKIDKQDGVFWPCKDDNDKGTPHMFLDKKFYHADSKAKICALPYRPPAEEPDEKYPLRLTTGRVVYHYLSGNQTRRIQFLRDMCPEPYVEAHSELAKKYNLENEDKVRLFTRRGEAIYKVKITEAIREDTVFVPYHFGHEQSINLLTIAALDPISRMPEFKVCAAQMEKVEIKKVQ, from the coding sequence ATGCAAAGGGATAAGTTTTTTAAAGAAGTGGAGAATGTGATACACCCGAATGAAACATTGGTCAAAACGCATTGTGCGTATTGTGGAATGCAGTGCGGAATGAATTTAAGGGTAAATAGAGCGACAAATAAAATCATTGGGGTTGAACCACGTTATGACTGGCCTGTAACGGTTGGAAAAATGTGTCCAAAAGGGGTCACAGCTTACCAGCAGACGAACCATGATGATCGTATTTTAAAACCGCTTATTCGTGATGATGCATCATTAAAGGGAACAAAGGAAGGCTTTCGTGAAGCAAGCTGGAATGAAGCATATGATTTAATCGCGAAAAAATTCAGTGAGCTTCAAAAAAAATATGGAAAAGATTCATTATCCGTTTTCAGTGGCGTATCAATGACAAATGAAAAATGCTATTTAACAGGAAAATTTGCACGTGTGGCTCTTGGAACACGCTACATCGACTATAATGGCCGTTTCTGTATGTCAAGTGCGGCCGGGGGATTCCTTCGTTCTTTCGGCGTAGATAGAGGTTCAACATTACCCTGGACAGATATTCATGAAACAGATTGCTTATTTATTGCAGGAAGCAACACAGCAGAATGCCATCCAACTTCTATGTTTCGTGTCTGGAACGTACAAGAAAGAGGCGGTTACATTATCGTGGTGGATCCCCGCGAAACGCCTATTGCGAGAAGAGCAGATCTGCACCTTGACCTGAAACCGGGAACGGATCTTGCCCTTGCTAATGGAATCTTAAATTTATTAATTCAAAATGGTTATGCTGACGAAGAGTTTATTAATAATCATACAAACGGATTTGAAGAAACAAAAGAGCTAGTAAAAGAATTTACGCCGGAATATACGAGTGAGCTTACAGGTGTTGCACCGGAAAAGATCATTCGCGCAGCAGAGATTTATGGAAAAGCACCGAATGCAGTTGTCATGTTTGCCCGTGGAATTGAACAACAGCATAAGGGTGTTGACAATGTATCTGGATATACAAACATGGCGCTTGTAACAGGTAAGATTGGCCGTCCGAAGTCTGGTGTAGCAACATTCACTGGTCAAGGAAACGGACAGGGTGGTCGGGAGCATGGTCAGAAAGCGGATTTATTGCCAGGATACAGGAAAATTACAAATCCTAAACATGTAGAGGAAGTTTGTAAAGTATGGAAAATCACTCCGGAAGAAATGCCTCAGCCGGGTGTTTCTGCTTATGAAATGTTTGAACTGATGGAACAAAAAACGATCCGCGGATTGTATCTGCTATGTTCTAATCCAGCAGTATCTGCGCCGAATTTAAATTTCGTCAGAAGTACGATGAAAAACCTGGATTTTATGTTGTGTTCGGATTTCTACCTTTCTGAATCAGCAGAGTTTGCGGATGTTATCCTGCCTTCTGTAACGTGGTCAGAAGATGAAGGAACAGTTACAAACCTTGAAGGACGAATTATTAAGATAAATAAGGCACAAGAACCTATCGGAGATTCTAAGCCCGATTGGAAAATACAAGTAGAGCTTGCAGAACGTCTTGGGAGAGGAAGATATTTTTCCCATTTGAAAACTGCAAAAGATGTGGCAGATGAATTCAGACTGGCTAGTAAAGGCGGAAATGCCGATTATTACGGCGCTACTTGGGATAAGATTGACAAACAGGACGGAGTATTTTGGCCTTGTAAGGATGACAATGACAAGGGAACGCCGCATATGTTCCTGGATAAAAAATTCTATCACGCAGACAGTAAAGCGAAAATTTGTGCGCTTCCTTATCGGCCCCCTGCTGAGGAGCCAGATGAAAAATATCCGCTTCGTTTAACAACTGGACGTGTCGTTTACCATTATCTATCAGGGAACCAGACGAGAAGAATCCAGTTCCTGCGCGATATGTGTCCGGAACCGTATGTCGAAGCACATTCGGAATTAGCAAAAAAATACAATTTGGAAAATGAAGATAAAGTCCGTCTATTTACCCGAAGAGGCGAGGCAATCTATAAAGTGAAAATTACAGAAGCCATTCGTGAAGACACTGTATTTGTTCCATACCACTTTGGCCACGAGCAATCTATCAATCTATTAACAATTGCAGCGCTTGATCCAATCTCCCGTATGCCGGAATTTAAAGTCTGTGCAGCTCAAATGGAAAAAGTCGAAATAAAGAAGGTGCAATAA
- a CDS encoding 4Fe-4S dicluster domain-containing protein, translated as MKKRLYLELENCIGCRSCLAACTQCGGHEERNRNYVYDVNPLVNRQTMPLMCLHCVNPACARSCPAQAIQIHETGAVLSALVEKCIGCQNCTIACPYGIPKFDTEQNLMYKCDLCIDRTKDSIPPMCASVCPSNTLQWLTDEEIENKRKQFNLDNGKWVTSLPYLESETNVKVNLPGILQGITKLY; from the coding sequence ATGAAAAAGAGGCTCTACTTAGAACTTGAAAACTGTATAGGATGCCGGTCATGCCTAGCGGCTTGTACACAATGCGGGGGGCATGAAGAGAGGAACAGAAACTATGTATATGATGTAAACCCTCTGGTTAATCGGCAAACGATGCCTCTTATGTGCCTTCATTGTGTGAATCCGGCCTGTGCAAGGAGTTGTCCGGCCCAGGCAATCCAAATCCATGAGACAGGTGCCGTATTATCAGCACTCGTTGAAAAATGTATCGGCTGCCAAAATTGTACGATTGCTTGCCCATACGGAATACCGAAATTTGACACTGAACAAAACCTAATGTATAAATGCGATTTATGTATCGACCGGACAAAAGACAGTATCCCGCCAATGTGTGCAAGTGTTTGCCCATCCAATACTCTTCAATGGTTGACCGATGAAGAAATTGAAAATAAGAGAAAACAATTTAATCTAGATAATGGAAAATGGGTGACTAGCCTTCCTTATCTTGAAAGTGAAACGAACGTTAAGGTAAATCTCCCAGGTATTTTACAGGGAATAACTAAGTTATATTAG
- a CDS encoding ubiquinol-cytochrome c reductase iron-sulfur subunit: MPSDKNNKIPFNEDNYTHNIERNNERKLDRRGFMKTLVGAAGVFAISSLPWGAVAAKELMGLGEKEYPHKKITDVSKLAIGDAMNFKFPGDHDDAILIRLSEKKYAAYQNACTHLRCPVFWVKEEGEMVCPCHHGKFDVETGAPTAGPPRRPLPEIQVKVENGAVYAVRVKRYEA; encoded by the coding sequence ATGCCGTCAGATAAAAATAATAAAATTCCCTTTAATGAAGATAATTACACTCATAATATTGAACGGAATAATGAAAGAAAGCTTGACAGACGTGGGTTCATGAAAACATTAGTGGGTGCTGCTGGCGTATTCGCCATTTCCTCCCTCCCTTGGGGGGCGGTAGCGGCTAAAGAATTGATGGGGCTTGGGGAGAAGGAGTATCCTCACAAAAAAATCACAGATGTAAGCAAACTTGCAATTGGTGACGCAATGAATTTTAAATTTCCAGGTGATCATGATGATGCCATTTTGATCAGATTATCAGAAAAGAAATATGCAGCTTACCAAAATGCATGCACACATCTTCGCTGCCCGGTTTTCTGGGTGAAGGAAGAGGGAGAGATGGTTTGTCCTTGCCATCATGGGAAATTTGATGTTGAAACAGGTGCTCCAACTGCTGGTCCGCCAAGAAGGCCGCTGCCTGAGATTCAGGTGAAAGTGGAAAATGGAGCGGTATACGCAGTAAGGGTGAAGCGTTATGAGGCTTAA
- a CDS encoding nitrate/nitrite transporter, with translation MFKKIQLPLHTLNLVVGFMVWVLISSLLPFIKEDINIPDGQLALVTAVPVILGSILRIPLGFYANQFGARRIFLISFISLLFPVYYISIADSLADLLIGGLFLGIGGAVFSVGVTSLPKYYPKERHGFINGIYGAGNLGTAISAFAAPAVATKFGWSTTVQVYLVILSVFIVGNFLLGDKKEPKVKTPLLEQVKGVYKNEKLWLLSLFYFITFGSFVAFTIYLPNFLVENFGLDKVDAGVRTAGFIVLATFMRPIGGWLADRFHSLILLMFVFGVYTVSAMILSFAPSFGWYTFGCLSIALCAGIGNGVIFKLVPMYFQKQAGIVNGIVSAMGGLGGFFPPLILSLLFNITGHYAIGFMALSEVALASLILVVWMFFQGKMGLAKEVIDHTIEGILITDISGKIISVNPAFTKITGYQENEVLGKNPSILKSGKQPQTFYEELWNSIKKNGFWQGEILNSRKDGQQYLQWLTISAIKNDAGDVVQYAGMFSDISSNKVKKA, from the coding sequence ATGTTTAAAAAAATTCAGCTGCCATTACACACCTTAAATCTCGTTGTAGGATTTATGGTATGGGTATTAATTTCTTCCCTGCTGCCTTTTATTAAAGAAGATATCAATATACCGGATGGTCAGCTTGCACTGGTAACAGCTGTCCCGGTTATTTTAGGATCTATCCTTCGCATTCCCCTTGGCTTTTACGCCAATCAGTTCGGGGCCAGGAGAATTTTCCTGATTAGCTTTATATCGCTGTTATTCCCTGTTTATTATATCAGTATCGCGGATTCTCTTGCTGATTTGTTGATTGGGGGGCTTTTCCTGGGAATTGGGGGAGCCGTATTCTCTGTTGGAGTAACTTCCTTACCTAAGTATTATCCTAAGGAACGCCATGGCTTTATTAACGGAATTTATGGTGCAGGAAACCTCGGAACGGCCATTTCAGCTTTCGCAGCCCCCGCTGTAGCTACGAAGTTTGGCTGGTCGACAACCGTACAGGTTTATCTTGTGATTTTGTCAGTCTTTATCGTTGGTAACTTCCTATTGGGGGATAAAAAGGAACCGAAAGTAAAAACCCCGCTTTTAGAACAAGTTAAGGGTGTCTACAAAAATGAAAAACTGTGGCTGCTAAGCTTATTTTACTTTATAACATTCGGTTCTTTTGTTGCATTCACTATTTATCTGCCAAACTTCCTTGTAGAGAATTTTGGATTAGATAAAGTTGATGCCGGTGTAAGGACAGCTGGCTTTATTGTCCTTGCTACTTTTATGAGACCAATTGGCGGGTGGCTAGCCGACCGCTTCCATTCTCTTATTCTGCTCATGTTTGTTTTTGGTGTTTATACGGTTTCAGCCATGATCCTATCCTTTGCTCCATCATTCGGATGGTACACATTCGGCTGTTTAAGCATTGCTCTCTGTGCTGGAATAGGAAACGGTGTCATTTTTAAGCTTGTGCCGATGTATTTTCAAAAGCAGGCTGGTATTGTGAATGGAATTGTGTCAGCAATGGGTGGTTTGGGAGGATTTTTCCCTCCGTTAATTTTATCCTTGTTATTCAATATTACAGGTCATTATGCAATCGGGTTCATGGCATTGTCCGAAGTTGCCCTCGCAAGTTTGATTTTAGTTGTCTGGATGTTTTTCCAAGGTAAAATGGGGCTTGCCAAAGAAGTGATTGACCATACAATAGAAGGAATTTTGATCACCGATATCAGTGGTAAAATCATTTCAGTAAACCCTGCATTTACTAAAATTACGGGCTATCAGGAAAATGAAGTACTTGGAAAGAATCCTAGTATACTTAAGTCTGGTAAACAACCGCAAACTTTTTATGAGGAATTATGGAATTCTATTAAAAAAAATGGTTTCTGGCAAGGGGAAATCTTGAATAGCCGGAAGGATGGGCAACAATATCTACAATGGCTGACAATAAGTGCAATAAAAAATGATGCCGGGGATGTCGTTCAATATGCCGGGATGTTCAGTGACATTTCAAGTAATAAAGTGAAAAAAGCATAA